From the Psychrobacillus sp. FSL K6-4046 genome, one window contains:
- a CDS encoding ribonucleoside-diphosphate reductase subunit alpha, whose translation MITNTEKQQVLQQLIVEFGEEKLAPLVKSHHKWLQKHSEGMISTWSKAMSLEALSFLDEQEPFWTFVAARIYLAEVYSQQAERRGTTADAVYTKFAENVRILSKKGIYNPSIMESYSNEELEQLGNLLVAKRDSLFTYIALKTLLDRYVAKDFNKDIVELPQERWLVIAMTLMKDEKENRLEKIKEAYWAMSNLYMTVATPTLSNAGKPHGQLSSCFIDTVDDSLQGIYDSNTDVATLSKFGGGIGVYMGKVRSRGSSIRGFVGASSGVLPWIKQLNNTAVSVDQLGQRQGAVAVYLDAWHKDIFTFLDLRLNNGDDRLRAHDIFTGICLPDLFMEKVDAREEWHLFDPHEVRQVMGYSLEDFYDEKRGEGSFREKYEECVNDQRLSRETVQAIDLMKRIMRSQLETGVPYMFYRDEVNRSNPNKHEGMVYSSNLCTEIFQNQSATTFESIQLEDDVIVTRRKPGDFVVCNLSSINLGKAVPANVLERLINIQVRMLDNVIDLNMIPVPQAERTNARYRGIGLGTFGWHHLLALKQIRWESEEAVKLADKLYEKIAFLTIQASASLAKEKGAYPLFEGSEWQTGAYFEKRQYEGDEWNKLRRKVAEVGLRNGYLMAVAPNSSTSILAGSTASIDPIFQKTYAEEKKDYKIPVTVPDLNSETTWFYKSAYFIDQHWTVKQNAARQRHIDQGVSLNLYVQNTIKAKELLSLHLEAWKSGLKTTYYVRSTSIELIECESCSS comes from the coding sequence ATAATTACGAATACAGAAAAACAGCAGGTATTACAGCAATTAATAGTAGAATTTGGGGAAGAAAAGTTAGCACCCTTAGTTAAGTCACATCACAAGTGGCTACAAAAACATTCAGAAGGTATGATATCGACATGGTCTAAGGCTATGTCACTAGAGGCATTGAGCTTTTTAGATGAACAGGAGCCATTTTGGACATTTGTGGCAGCACGTATTTATTTAGCAGAAGTATATTCGCAGCAAGCAGAACGGAGAGGTACCACTGCTGATGCCGTCTATACAAAATTTGCAGAGAACGTACGGATCCTTTCTAAAAAGGGAATATATAATCCCTCTATTATGGAAAGCTATTCGAATGAGGAGTTAGAGCAGCTAGGAAATCTCCTTGTCGCCAAAAGAGATTCCCTATTTACCTACATAGCCTTAAAAACCCTTTTAGATCGCTATGTAGCGAAGGATTTTAATAAGGATATTGTAGAGCTGCCACAAGAGCGCTGGCTTGTTATAGCTATGACACTTATGAAGGACGAAAAAGAAAACCGTCTTGAAAAAATAAAAGAAGCTTATTGGGCAATGAGCAATTTATATATGACGGTTGCAACTCCAACTTTATCTAATGCTGGAAAGCCACATGGACAGCTCTCTAGCTGCTTTATTGACACGGTAGATGATAGTCTGCAAGGTATTTACGACAGTAATACAGACGTAGCCACTCTATCTAAATTTGGAGGGGGTATCGGTGTATACATGGGGAAGGTGCGTAGCCGTGGCTCTTCTATACGAGGATTCGTGGGAGCATCTAGTGGAGTTCTCCCTTGGATTAAACAGTTGAATAATACGGCAGTCAGCGTCGATCAGCTTGGACAACGACAAGGGGCCGTAGCTGTTTATTTGGATGCTTGGCATAAGGACATTTTTACGTTTTTAGATCTACGCCTAAACAATGGAGATGATCGCCTTCGAGCGCATGATATTTTCACAGGTATATGCTTGCCGGATTTATTTATGGAGAAGGTAGATGCAAGGGAGGAATGGCATTTATTTGATCCGCATGAGGTCCGTCAGGTAATGGGTTATTCTTTGGAGGATTTCTATGATGAAAAAAGAGGAGAAGGATCATTCCGGGAAAAATACGAGGAATGTGTGAATGACCAACGCCTATCGCGAGAAACTGTACAAGCAATCGACTTGATGAAAAGAATTATGCGTTCTCAGTTAGAGACAGGGGTACCATATATGTTTTACCGAGATGAAGTAAATCGTAGCAACCCAAATAAGCATGAGGGAATGGTCTATAGTAGTAACCTCTGTACAGAAATTTTTCAAAATCAGAGCGCAACAACGTTTGAATCGATTCAGTTAGAGGATGATGTCATTGTCACTCGTAGAAAACCTGGGGACTTTGTTGTTTGTAACTTATCCTCTATTAACTTGGGGAAGGCAGTACCAGCAAATGTATTAGAAAGACTGATAAATATTCAAGTACGCATGCTAGATAATGTCATCGATTTAAATATGATACCTGTACCACAGGCAGAGCGCACAAATGCAAGGTATCGAGGTATTGGCCTTGGAACATTCGGATGGCATCATTTACTCGCACTTAAGCAGATTCGTTGGGAGTCAGAGGAAGCGGTTAAACTTGCGGATAAACTATATGAAAAAATTGCCTTTTTAACTATTCAGGCATCCGCAAGTCTTGCTAAGGAAAAGGGTGCTTATCCTTTATTCGAAGGTTCGGAATGGCAAACGGGTGCTTATTTTGAAAAGCGTCAGTATGAAGGAGACGAATGGAATAAGCTTCGCAGGAAGGTCGCAGAAGTAGGCCTTCGAAATGGCTATTTAATGGCAGTTGCTCCTAATTCATCTACGTCAATTTTGGCGGGAAGTACCGCTAGTATTGACCCAATTTTTCAAAAGACTTACGCAGAGGAGAAGAAGGATTATAAAATTCCTGTTACAGTTCCAGATTTAAATTCAGAGACTACGTGGTTTTATAAGTCTGCTTATTTCATTGATCAGCATTGGACGGTGAAGCAAAACGCTGCACGCCAGCGACATATTGACCAGGGGGTCTCCTTAAATTTATATGTACAAAACACGATAAAGGCAAAGGAATTACTTTCGTTACATTTAGAAGCTTGGAAAAGTGGGCTAAAAACGACTTATTACGTACGTTCCACCTCGATAGAACTTATCGAATGTGAGTCCTGTTCGAGCTGA
- a CDS encoding ribonucleotide-diphosphate reductase subunit beta → MQKAKTLEPRNPNKSTGIFNGQSSGILNWNDIAYPHWHKMYKRLLGNYWQADEVNMSNDIKQFGSLSDSEQDAYLKIIGLLATLDAPQTRTALLLSLYATDPSVQSIMAVIAQQEAVHNESYSYVLSSIVSLDKQNKAFDFGRTDEVLIKRNQNIAKYYNEFVENPTTENILKTLTYTTLLEGLFFYSGFAFFYNLARHNKMVGTSTMISYINRDELEHGRFISELFRATLAENPELNNDEFIGWVYEQFKESVQLEIEWSNYVLHDIDGIDIEDMQGYIKYRANKMLRLIGLNEIYPEYVENPMKWIRAYADNIDGTKTDFFEQKSRQYVKVNAIDNGFDDL, encoded by the coding sequence ATGCAAAAGGCAAAAACATTAGAACCAAGAAATCCAAACAAATCAACAGGAATATTTAATGGGCAATCAAGCGGTATACTGAATTGGAATGATATTGCGTATCCACATTGGCATAAGATGTATAAGCGTCTACTCGGAAATTACTGGCAAGCAGATGAAGTTAATATGTCTAATGACATAAAGCAATTTGGTAGCTTGAGTGATTCGGAGCAGGATGCGTACTTAAAAATCATTGGCCTGCTAGCGACATTAGATGCACCTCAAACACGTACAGCTTTATTGCTTTCCCTATATGCAACAGACCCATCGGTACAATCCATTATGGCGGTCATTGCACAGCAAGAAGCCGTACATAATGAAAGCTATTCCTATGTTTTATCATCCATTGTATCGCTGGATAAGCAAAACAAGGCATTTGATTTTGGCAGAACCGATGAAGTGCTAATTAAGCGCAATCAAAACATTGCCAAGTACTACAATGAATTTGTAGAGAACCCAACGACGGAAAACATATTAAAGACGCTTACTTATACAACATTATTGGAAGGGCTATTTTTCTATTCTGGCTTTGCCTTCTTTTATAATCTTGCTCGTCATAACAAAATGGTAGGTACTTCTACGATGATTAGCTACATCAACCGAGATGAGCTAGAGCATGGCCGGTTTATATCAGAGTTATTCAGAGCAACGCTAGCTGAAAATCCAGAGCTAAATAACGATGAATTTATAGGGTGGGTCTATGAGCAATTTAAAGAATCTGTCCAACTAGAAATAGAATGGTCCAATTATGTACTACATGATATCGATGGAATCGATATAGAAGATATGCAAGGTTATATTAAATACCGCGCCAATAAAATGCTACGACTAATTGGGCTAAACGAGATTTATCCTGAGTATGTAGAAAATCCAATGAAATGGATTCGAGCATACGCAGACAACATAGACGGCACTAAAACAGATTTCTTCGAACAAAAGTCTCGACAGTATGTAAAGGTGAATGCAATCGACAACGGTTTTGATGATCTATAA
- a CDS encoding dihydrofolate reductase family protein, producing MNNKRDLVLYIAASLDGYIATEDDSLDWLFNVEGEGDNGISEFYETVDTVLMGKKTYDWIVKHESGEFPYKNKECYVFTRSTMEDTEDVKFTNKNVVGLTNELKSQEGSNIWLVGGGELLQSFLKEKLVDEIILTVAPTIIGKGIPLFNKGDYQLDLILKGTRTFNQFVELHYEVKK from the coding sequence ATGAACAATAAACGAGATTTAGTATTATATATTGCGGCTAGCTTAGACGGATATATAGCTACGGAAGATGATTCTTTAGATTGGCTATTTAATGTAGAGGGCGAGGGTGATAATGGAATATCAGAGTTTTATGAGACGGTAGATACCGTTTTAATGGGTAAAAAAACATATGACTGGATAGTAAAACATGAATCAGGAGAATTCCCATATAAAAATAAAGAATGTTACGTATTTACAAGATCCACTATGGAAGATACCGAAGATGTTAAATTTACTAATAAAAACGTCGTGGGTTTAACCAACGAACTGAAGAGTCAAGAAGGAAGTAATATATGGCTTGTAGGCGGAGGCGAATTATTACAATCATTTTTAAAAGAAAAGCTAGTAGATGAAATTATTTTAACAGTAGCGCCAACTATCATCGGAAAAGGAATTCCGTTATTCAATAAAGGAGATTATCAGTTAGACCTTATATTGAAAGGAACTAGAACCTTCAACCAGTTTGTAGAACTACATTATGAAGTTAAAAAGTAA
- a CDS encoding VOC family protein: MSFTFKRIDHIQLAAPKGCEEEARSFFTGILGLKEIEKPLLLKKKGGVWFELGSYQIHIGVEEPFSPAKKAHPAFEVEDLEALKMHLTDQQVSFKVDTELPGANRIYINDPFGNRIEILEWM, translated from the coding sequence ATGTCATTTACATTTAAACGAATTGATCACATTCAATTAGCTGCTCCAAAGGGCTGTGAGGAAGAGGCACGAAGCTTCTTCACGGGAATATTAGGATTAAAAGAAATAGAAAAACCACTACTTCTAAAAAAGAAGGGTGGCGTATGGTTCGAGCTGGGAAGCTATCAAATTCATATCGGAGTTGAAGAGCCTTTCTCTCCAGCAAAGAAGGCACATCCGGCTTTTGAAGTTGAAGACCTTGAAGCGTTAAAAATGCATTTAACCGATCAACAGGTAAGCTTTAAAGTAGATACAGAACTACCAGGGGCTAATCGCATATATATTAACGATCCATTTGGTAATCGTATCGAGATATTAGAATGGATGTAA
- a CDS encoding TetR/AcrR family transcriptional regulator, with translation MVKKQLIMDKALELFAKQGFEATSVQQITDHCGISKGAFYLSYKSKDELITSLVDCFMKQIISEIDYSVKECSHSDDMLYTFFYTANKAFQENSTFAKIFFKEQTHTVNDDLLKKLTYYDNLLNEIILYMVDKLDLTYEETKYDLLICIKGFMKIYIDLYLFFELPIDIDTLTKSLVEKTKVLAKHSTIPLISTDSAQIMQKVIKENTDKDMQILELINQILLEIEEPIEKETLQILKNHLLTETPSLALIKGLLENIKNHPQCKWVSYLIREQYKL, from the coding sequence ATGGTAAAGAAACAATTAATAATGGATAAAGCATTAGAACTTTTTGCAAAGCAAGGTTTTGAGGCTACATCAGTCCAACAAATCACTGACCATTGCGGCATTTCTAAAGGTGCTTTCTACCTTTCCTATAAATCCAAAGATGAGCTCATCACTTCTTTGGTAGATTGCTTTATGAAGCAGATTATTTCAGAAATTGACTACTCGGTCAAAGAATGTTCACATTCTGACGATATGCTATATACCTTTTTCTACACTGCCAACAAGGCATTTCAAGAAAACTCTACTTTTGCTAAAATCTTCTTCAAGGAACAGACACATACGGTAAACGATGATTTATTAAAAAAACTAACTTATTATGACAATCTATTAAATGAAATTATTCTTTATATGGTAGACAAGTTAGATTTAACTTATGAAGAAACAAAATATGACTTACTTATTTGCATAAAAGGCTTTATGAAAATATATATCGACCTCTATCTATTCTTTGAATTACCAATTGATATAGACACGCTAACTAAGTCACTTGTAGAAAAGACGAAAGTATTAGCAAAACATTCAACGATTCCTTTAATCTCAACAGATAGTGCTCAAATTATGCAAAAGGTTATAAAGGAAAACACCGATAAAGATATGCAAATACTTGAGTTAATCAATCAGATTCTACTAGAAATAGAAGAGCCAATCGAAAAGGAAACGCTTCAAATTTTAAAAAATCACCTCCTAACCGAAACTCCGAGTCTCGCACTTATAAAAGGTCTTTTAGAGAATATTAAAAACCACCCTCAATGCAAGTGGGTTTCCTACTTGATTAGAGAACAGTATAAGCTTTAA
- a CDS encoding DUF1697 domain-containing protein yields the protein MSSVALLRGINLGKLNKVDMKSLKLLFEELGFQNVRTYIQTGNVIFDGGGCSEEKLEEALRNTYGFEIPVVVRPKAELEEISKNPLFLNDQTFVMFLRKEITNDEFSILKGIVEDDFIVLHNRNLIIHHTKNYHQTKYTNTFFEKKLQMVSTARNKNTVNKILERM from the coding sequence ATGTCGTCAGTAGCTCTATTAAGAGGGATCAACTTAGGAAAGCTCAACAAAGTAGATATGAAATCGCTAAAGCTTCTTTTTGAAGAGTTAGGCTTTCAAAATGTGCGTACGTATATTCAAACGGGAAATGTTATTTTTGATGGTGGAGGTTGTAGCGAGGAAAAACTGGAAGAAGCATTAAGGAATACCTATGGTTTCGAAATACCTGTTGTAGTGAGGCCCAAAGCAGAACTGGAGGAAATAAGTAAAAATCCACTTTTCTTAAATGACCAAACCTTCGTCATGTTTCTGCGAAAAGAAATTACAAACGATGAGTTTTCTATTTTAAAGGGAATTGTAGAGGATGATTTTATTGTCCTGCATAATCGAAACTTGATCATCCACCATACTAAAAATTATCATCAAACTAAATATACAAACACCTTTTTTGAAAAGAAGCTTCAAATGGTATCTACAGCTAGAAATAAAAATACGGTAAATAAAATATTGGAGCGAATGTAA
- a CDS encoding flavodoxin has translation MKAIICYLSYSGNTEEIAELLQNQLENSEYQVEIYCIGIGVLPDLQLYDLVFLGTFTWDQGSIPDEMKEFLREIGYRPENSYIFGSGDTQFGGDELFCGAVDKLVCYCNSPFQGLKIEQSPRGSQEKIVTKWLEGVLNHAKGKNIRTKKSKQINRNI, from the coding sequence ATGAAGGCAATTATATGTTATTTGAGCTATAGCGGAAATACGGAAGAAATAGCAGAGCTTTTACAAAATCAGCTGGAGAATTCCGAGTATCAGGTAGAGATATATTGTATTGGTATCGGAGTCCTACCAGATTTACAACTATATGACCTAGTATTTCTAGGGACTTTTACTTGGGATCAGGGAAGTATTCCAGATGAAATGAAGGAATTTTTAAGAGAAATAGGATATCGACCAGAAAACAGTTATATATTCGGATCTGGGGATACCCAATTTGGAGGAGACGAGCTATTTTGCGGGGCGGTGGACAAATTAGTTTGCTATTGTAACAGTCCATTCCAAGGCTTAAAAATTGAACAGTCACCAAGAGGAAGTCAAGAGAAAATTGTCACTAAATGGCTAGAGGGAGTTTTAAATCATGCAAAAGGCAAAAACATTAGAACCAAGAAATCCAAACAAATCAACAGGAATATTTAA
- the lepB gene encoding signal peptidase I translates to MKKIMLMVFCISFLVGCVGAKETVYEFDGISMSPTIKDEQKVLVDKGYYKENEINRDDIVLFNLEENEHFKRVIGLPNELIQIQDGTIYIDSKPLESEYSYTDVWEGEIPIDGIQLKNDEYFVIGDSLVPLTSKDSRSVGPIAKEDILGKVVEIK, encoded by the coding sequence ATGAAGAAGATAATGTTAATGGTATTTTGCATTTCATTTTTAGTTGGATGTGTAGGTGCAAAAGAAACCGTTTATGAATTTGATGGAATATCTATGTCGCCTACTATAAAAGACGAGCAAAAGGTATTAGTTGATAAGGGTTACTATAAAGAAAATGAAATTAATCGTGACGATATCGTGCTTTTTAATCTCGAAGAAAATGAGCATTTTAAAAGAGTAATAGGCTTGCCTAATGAATTAATCCAAATTCAAGATGGTACCATTTATATAGATAGCAAACCATTAGAAAGTGAATATAGCTATACAGACGTATGGGAAGGAGAAATCCCTATAGATGGTATTCAATTAAAGAATGACGAGTATTTTGTAATTGGAGATAGCCTAGTTCCTTTAACAAGTAAGGATAGCAGATCGGTCGGTCCAATAGCGAAAGAAGATATTTTGGGGAAAGTGGTAGAGATTAAATAG
- a CDS encoding helix-turn-helix transcriptional regulator, whose amino-acid sequence MEGNRHITNRILVLRAEKGLSQKEVADLLGVSRQTIISLEKNKYNPSLKLAFDIALLFEVDLTDVFQYKKEGE is encoded by the coding sequence ATGGAAGGTAATAGACATATAACCAATAGGATTTTAGTGTTAAGAGCAGAAAAGGGTCTTTCCCAAAAAGAAGTGGCGGATTTATTGGGAGTAAGTCGGCAAACAATCATTTCGCTTGAGAAGAACAAGTACAATCCATCGTTAAAGCTTGCCTTTGACATTGCATTGCTATTTGAAGTGGATTTAACGGATGTATTTCAATATAAGAAAGAGGGGGAGTAG
- a CDS encoding DUF4260 domain-containing protein: MNHIIRLENGLAFGISFFIYMQLDFPIWLFFLLLFVPDITMIGYTINNKIGATIYNVGHSFIFPILLTLGYFYFLKDYLLIISIIWVAHIFMDRLFGFGLKYQESFKETHMQRL; the protein is encoded by the coding sequence ATCAATCATATAATTCGCCTCGAAAACGGATTAGCTTTCGGGATTTCCTTTTTTATTTATATGCAGCTGGACTTTCCAATCTGGTTGTTTTTTTTACTATTATTCGTTCCTGATATTACGATGATCGGTTATACAATTAATAATAAAATTGGTGCAACCATTTATAATGTTGGTCACAGTTTTATTTTTCCTATACTTTTAACATTAGGTTACTTCTACTTTTTAAAAGATTATTTGCTTATAATTTCTATTATTTGGGTAGCCCATATTTTTATGGATAGACTTTTTGGCTTTGGATTAAAGTACCAAGAATCTTTTAAAGAAACTCATATGCAAAGGCTTTAA
- a CDS encoding efflux RND transporter permease subunit, with translation MKGLVNFVLKNKLAVWLLTIIITVSGIYSGTRMKMETIPDISIPFLMVMDVYPGATPEKVMEDISMPFEKALEGLEDVKSVYSNSYSNMSNIQVEYEYGTDMDEAKRALESALDTISLPEGAMEPTITAISMNMMPVAALSVSSTEEDIVELTSTVEEILLPKIEKIDGVGSATITGQHIEEVELTYDEAKMAELDVTQDTVKQMIQASDMAVSLGLFEFEEGEQAVAVDGKFMTADELKEMLIPVTPSATNPSPFVKLGDIASIEVVGKVESVSRTNGKDAIAIQIVKNPDANTVTVVNAVKDLIAEEEKNIDGLVIDVSLDQGAPIEDSVFTMVEKALFGGLIAVLIILLFLRDFKSTIISIVSIPVSIFMALLLLNWLDITLNIMTLGAVTVAIGRVIDDSIVVVENIYRRLHLKGEPLTGRALVREATIEMFKPILSSTLVTVAVFAPLIFVGGMVGELFMPFALTMTFALGASLLVAITIVPAMSHFLFKKKLYAEKTESNHKEQGKLAGSYKKVLEWTLNHKIITSLVSVALLVGSLMLTPLIGFSFLGSEEEKVMYLTYTPKAGELKEDTLANVTKVEEEMLKRKDIDITQVSINGDGANDMTAMMGGGSGGALMYLIFDEDMEDFPGAREEIEEYVFNIGQTGEWKSQNFSSMSMSTNEISYTFYSEDLDKLNEAVAMVEEVMGETKGLEDVSSSAEDSYVEYTFQVAQDELLQYGLTTGQIVGMLSPSTTEEVLTTVEKEGNDLEVIVQQEQTATPKSIDDILAREVPTAMGTTMPLSELVTVEEGYALNTLARSKGEYYASVSATIQDDDISKASADVDKAIEKLDLPKGVTVGVAGVTADMNETFTQLGVAMLAAIAIVYFILVVTFGEGIAPLAILFSLPFAVIGSFAGLWIANETISVSVMMGLLMLIGIVVTNAIVLVDRIIHMEREGMNMREAILEAGATRLRPILMTAIATIGALAPLAVGSGGGGLISKGLGITVIGGLASSTLLTLIIVPIVYEVLSKLFKKKRNEVQDN, from the coding sequence GTGAAAGGTTTAGTGAATTTTGTACTAAAAAATAAGTTAGCGGTATGGTTATTGACTATTATCATTACTGTTTCCGGTATTTATTCAGGTACAAGAATGAAGATGGAGACCATTCCAGATATTTCGATCCCATTCTTAATGGTGATGGATGTTTATCCAGGTGCGACTCCTGAAAAAGTTATGGAAGATATCTCGATGCCTTTTGAGAAAGCGTTAGAAGGACTAGAGGATGTTAAATCGGTATATTCCAATTCCTATTCGAATATGTCTAATATTCAAGTAGAGTACGAATATGGCACAGACATGGATGAAGCAAAACGCGCATTGGAGTCTGCATTGGATACGATCTCCTTACCTGAAGGAGCAATGGAGCCAACTATTACGGCAATAAGCATGAATATGATGCCGGTAGCAGCCCTAAGCGTAAGTAGCACAGAAGAAGATATCGTAGAGCTAACATCGACAGTAGAAGAAATTTTACTACCGAAAATTGAAAAAATAGATGGTGTTGGGTCTGCTACTATAACTGGCCAGCATATTGAAGAAGTAGAGCTTACATATGACGAAGCAAAAATGGCCGAACTAGATGTAACTCAAGATACAGTAAAACAAATGATCCAAGCAAGTGATATGGCAGTATCCTTAGGATTGTTTGAATTTGAAGAAGGCGAGCAGGCAGTAGCGGTTGACGGTAAGTTCATGACAGCCGACGAACTGAAAGAAATGCTTATCCCTGTTACACCTTCCGCTACAAACCCATCTCCTTTTGTGAAACTTGGAGATATTGCTTCTATAGAAGTAGTTGGTAAAGTAGAATCGGTTTCCCGTACAAATGGGAAAGATGCAATTGCAATCCAAATTGTAAAAAATCCAGATGCTAACACTGTAACAGTAGTAAATGCAGTGAAAGATTTAATCGCAGAAGAAGAAAAGAACATTGATGGTTTAGTGATTGACGTTTCCTTAGACCAAGGTGCTCCTATTGAAGATTCAGTATTCACAATGGTTGAAAAAGCATTGTTTGGTGGATTAATCGCCGTGTTGATTATTCTATTGTTCTTACGTGATTTTAAATCTACAATTATTTCTATTGTGTCTATACCAGTTTCTATTTTTATGGCATTACTGCTATTAAATTGGTTAGATATTACGTTAAATATTATGACACTTGGAGCCGTTACCGTAGCAATTGGACGTGTAATCGATGACTCGATTGTTGTTGTAGAGAACATTTATAGACGCCTTCACTTAAAAGGCGAACCATTAACAGGCCGTGCCCTTGTTCGTGAAGCAACGATTGAGATGTTCAAACCAATCCTTTCTTCTACATTGGTAACGGTAGCGGTATTTGCTCCATTAATCTTTGTAGGTGGTATGGTTGGAGAATTGTTCATGCCATTCGCATTAACAATGACATTTGCTCTTGGTGCATCACTGTTAGTAGCAATTACAATTGTACCTGCAATGTCACACTTCTTATTTAAGAAGAAATTGTACGCTGAAAAAACAGAAAGTAATCATAAAGAGCAAGGTAAGTTAGCTGGTAGCTATAAAAAAGTTCTAGAGTGGACATTAAACCACAAAATTATTACTTCGCTTGTATCGGTTGCATTACTAGTAGGTAGCTTGATGCTTACGCCGTTAATCGGTTTCAGTTTCTTGGGTAGTGAAGAAGAAAAAGTAATGTATTTGACTTACACTCCAAAAGCTGGTGAGCTAAAAGAAGACACATTGGCAAACGTCACTAAAGTTGAAGAAGAGATGCTTAAACGTAAGGATATTGATATCACTCAAGTATCTATCAACGGTGACGGCGCAAATGACATGACTGCAATGATGGGCGGAGGTTCAGGCGGCGCATTAATGTACTTGATCTTTGATGAGGATATGGAAGACTTCCCAGGTGCTCGTGAGGAAATCGAGGAATATGTGTTCAACATTGGTCAAACTGGCGAATGGAAGAGCCAAAACTTCTCAAGTATGTCCATGTCGACAAATGAAATTAGCTATACATTCTATAGTGAAGATTTAGATAAGTTGAACGAAGCTGTTGCAATGGTTGAAGAAGTAATGGGAGAAACAAAAGGATTAGAAGATGTTTCTTCGAGTGCTGAAGACAGCTACGTAGAGTATACATTCCAAGTAGCTCAAGATGAATTATTGCAGTACGGTTTAACAACTGGTCAAATCGTTGGGATGTTGAGTCCTTCCACTACGGAGGAAGTATTAACGACAGTTGAAAAAGAAGGAAATGATTTAGAGGTTATCGTACAGCAAGAACAAACAGCAACACCTAAATCGATTGATGATATTTTAGCTAGAGAAGTACCGACAGCAATGGGAACTACAATGCCATTGTCTGAATTAGTAACAGTAGAAGAGGGTTACGCTCTAAATACGCTTGCTCGTAGTAAAGGTGAATACTATGCTTCTGTATCCGCTACAATTCAAGATGATGATATTTCAAAAGCATCTGCAGATGTAGATAAAGCGATTGAAAAATTAGACTTACCTAAAGGTGTAACGGTTGGGGTTGCCGGTGTAACTGCAGATATGAATGAAACATTCACTCAGCTTGGAGTAGCAATGCTTGCAGCAATTGCGATTGTTTACTTTATATTAGTAGTAACATTTGGTGAAGGTATTGCACCATTAGCTATCCTATTCTCATTACCATTCGCAGTAATTGGTTCATTTGCAGGTCTATGGATTGCAAACGAAACAATATCCGTATCTGTTATGATGGGTCTTCTCATGTTGATTGGTATCGTTGTCACGAATGCCATTGTATTAGTTGACCGAATCATTCATATGGAACGCGAAGGTATGAATATGCGTGAAGCGATCCTTGAAGCTGGTGCAACTCGCTTACGTCCAATTTTGATGACAGCTATTGCAACCATTGGGGCACTTGCACCATTAGCAGTAGGATCAGGCGGCGGTGGTTTAATCTCGAAAGGATTAGGTATCACGGTTATTGGTGGTCTAGCAAGTTCTACGCTACTAACATTAATCATCGTTCCAATCGTTTACGAGGTTCTATCGAAGCTATTTAAGAAAAAACGTAACGAAGTACAAGATAATTAA